The genomic stretch cttttggtttgtttggttgctgagaaagtgcgagagaaagaagagaaaagtaaaatgtgtgatgtttatttttttttgatctttcattctttcactttttgtttaGGTTAATTACTAGCTGAATCAACAGACAGGACAATGTtcgaaattttcttttttcttttttcctcgtTCTTTCCTGCATTTTCTCGGCACACAAACATAGCGTACGcctccctaattttttttttgaaaattttctaggCTTGAAAAGCTTTTTGGCGGAAAGGTGTATGTGGGACTTCGAATTCCAGACGCCGACACCGGTACACGACAGAATATCGACATAGTTCTTGTTACCAAAGTGTAAGATCGTCCCCTTTTTGAACTTGAATTTGCTGAAGATTTTTCTATTCCATGTTTGTCTGATGAGAAAACGTGGGTAAGTACAAGTATATCAAAGGGGGAATTTAAAGGAGGGGTTTATATATTTAGGACTATTTTCATTCCGTCCttcaatttcatttcttttgattACTGCAGGGAGGCGGTGGTGATATCTGTTAAGAATTTATCGGGTTTTCTATCAGTGAGTGCGGATGGCAGCTGGGTTTGTGAAGGTGGCAGCAAACACAAAACAGAGCGTCTTCCTGATCCTGTAAGTCACATTTTTTCAAGTGAATGAATCCAGCATTCTTATAGCATGTCTATCATGTTAACGGTGCCCAAAAATGTTGAGTCACAGCTACCCGATGCTATGGCATGTAGTTGTAACTTGTTTATTGATAACTTTGAGTGATTTGGATCGCTTGTGTTCTTTCTACTTGTAGTGATGCATTTAATATCTATTAATCGCTCTTCTTCTCATTGAATTGTACTATTGATTTATGGGAAAATGATATATCTCCCTTATGCCTATTTGCAATATCGCCACAATACAATGGTGTTTTGACCTTTACATAAAGTTGTCGTAAACTGATTTTGCTGATGATACAATCAGCCAGTAACTACATAGTTTTACACTATTGAAGGTGTGCCATAGTACGGATTAGGGAGTCTGTCTATGTGCTTCGTGGTTGGCTTAGGGCTTGAGAGTTGTAGGTTTAAGAGCTTGGGATTATGGTTTAGGCTCGCAGTTCATTTATTGTTTGTAAGATAGGCTTGAATAGAAAAAGAAGGGCTGAAATAGATAACTAGCAGGTCGCAGGAGTTTTTGGACAGTGGCTACAGTTGGGATTTAAACCTgatttgataagtaatattgtgGCTAAAAGGCTAGACAATACTATGGGAATTTAGGGTTTTATTAAGGTAAAGAAGGGATTTGATTAGGGGTTGCAAAGAGGTGAAAATAGACTGTAACTTACTTCGAACAGTTTGGATGtagagaagaataaaaaaacaaaaaagaaaaaaagatcatgATATGCAACACATGCATTCCATAAGTCACATTACTTAATTCTATCAAATCTCCAATTCTTTGAGTAAAATGCTATATTTGTATAAACTCACTTTAGACTTTTTCTAATAGGTCCTAGACTCCAAAAACCAACTGCTAATTTAACTAGTAAAATAAACGAAAGGTTATGTACAGGGACCCAGTCACTAATAAGGCTCACATCCATAAGACCAATAGCTTGCTACTACAGTCAAACTTAGATAAAGCTGAATATAGACTAAAATAAGTTTCCAACACTTCAGAATTGCGGTCACTTCTTTCCAAACCAAAAGGCCTTAGATATTGTGGGAGCATAGCTTTAGTATTTGGCTTTCAGAGGTAGCTCCAGCAGTATGAGTTTTGCTATCCAATCTAACCCCTACGTATACATTCTCTATTTGCTTTATATTAGTCTGTATGGGAAGCCTTCGTTTTTGATAATTGTTTGAGAATCCAGTAGAAGGATGCAACTTTGGTTCCTGTTAGTCCAGCAGGTGCTTACAATTGGTTCAATAACTTTAATATTTCAGGTGGTAGAGACTAAAAAACAAGCTTCAATTCTTGAATCATATCTTGAACAGAGAGGAGTTGCACTTACAGAAGGATACTTTTCTTGCAAAGTTGTACTGCCTAATCCAAAGCTCCGGTATGGAATGAAATTCTCCCGAGGATGTGTATACTAAAAATGATTATAATGTACAGTCtatttaattgattttgatttgcaCTTGTATTTTTTAAGTCTCAATGTCCTGGAACTAGTGCTTTTATGATCTGGCTGCAGTATTCGGTCTGTGCTTTATTGCAATAAATTTTTTCCATTAATAATTTCATTGACCAAAGAACTTGTGTGAGAAAATTTGCTTTGCTGTTGGTTAACATGTGATTAATGCTCATTTCTTGAGCTTTTCTAGATGGATTTTCAGAGGCTTTGACTTTTGGGTGTGGTTCACAGACAGCaagatttttatattaatcttttttttgcttttttcggAAGGCCTTGCATTTTTGCTAGCATTTGCTGCTTACAAAGTCTTAGCAGAATTTCTAAATGAAGTTGTGTTTAGGTTGGAAGCTGATTGAAGGGTCCATAAAGAAGCTCACGTAATTTAGAATTTAATTCACCAGTTAAGCCCTGGAAATAAGTATTATCATACTCAAGTGTTGGGTGATTGTATAATTTTCTGCTAATACTAATTTCTTACAGCTTAATTTGTTTATTAGCTAAATGTTTATAgatgtatttttcttttcttgtagtACCATCCATTCAAGCTATTTTTCATCTGAAGTCATTACCTATGACCAATTGGCACAACTGAAACCAGAACCAAAAAGTATGATTTCTGGTTGGATTAAAGGTGCCTTTCGTGGTGGAAAGAAAGAGATGCAAGAGTCTATCCATCAAAAGCTTGATTTTGTCCTTACCACAGCTCCGATATGGGATAGGTGTGTTGCTATCTATGCCTTGAAATTTGATCTATATATTGTCTGCATATTCCTATATCTTTGTGTGTGCTGTCAAATCTTGGTGGATAATATTAAAAGTATGCCAGAGACATCTTATTTGCCAGGATACTGGAGCCTGCCTTTGCTTTTGATGTATGATAggagttttattttaattactcaaAATTCATGTGATGGTGACTGATAGAGACAAAACCAAGAATGAATGAGTGATATGCAAGTTGAATAGATTTCTAGTTCAAGATATAACAAACACGATCTAGAAAATTACGAATAAGTTAATTCTTATAAAAGTTTGGCTAGAAGTTAAAATTTGATGAGATACTGCTTGTGTTCAAACCTTGGTCAGGCAAGCACTTGGATCGGAAATTGGCCGTGGCAATTGATATGGTTATATGATCAGTACCGTGTATGTTTGTATGAGCATGTCTTATTGTCATGGGAGCTCAATCTGATTACAAATCCTGCCAAAGGTCATTCTAAAAATTAATGTAGTTGTTATCCTTCTGCAGTCCTTTGTCTTTCATCCTTGACTTTCCATGTAAGTTGCTAAAGAGTGTTGGGTCAACCGTATGGGTAGtccagagaaaagaaaaaaacattggcTGTCTAGAATAACGTATCTGGTTATGTATCTTGTGCTTTATATAGGTGGCTTGCTCATCTAGATAATGATAGTTTACTCAATCTCTTCTCTGTATCTTGTATTTTGTTTAAGCCATTTTACAATAATCTCTTCTCTGTTATTAGTTTAATTGTCTAAAGTCAACCCTCAAGTGTGCTGCAATCCCCAGTTGGAACTGTGtcaaacttcctttttttttttttttttttttttttgtgttgataCCTCCTATCTTAAAATTTGGCTAAAATAATTTGGTTTCTTTAAGTTTAACATTGCTATAATTCTAATTTTAGCAATGCCAACTCTATAATTTCCGATTCTTGTACAAAGAAGTATGGGAAAGGAgcagaaaaatagaaagaagtGAAAGGTACATAGGCCAAGAGATCTAATTTAGAGTCAAATTCAATCAATCTGTCGagaatcacttaattattaaaGAATTAAAGATGATTAATGTTCTAAATTTGagcaaacaaaaatactaacaggGAATGAGAGTAAAATCTGACCCTTTCCTGAGAATCTGAGGTGAATTTAAAGGATAACCTGTTAAAAACCATGCTTGAGATTTCTAaagaaacaaacccaaaacaaggaaaaataaataaaaaagagcaaGGGGCACAGTTTGGGGAGtagaaaaattgatttcttAGTCTCTTAAGTATGTTTCATCACCAACATGTTTTAATCTGGAAACAGACTACATGAAATGGTTGGCAAATACTTGGTTATATTTCCATTTGGCACCCAGTTTTTAGATGGTTGTCAACCAGTTGTTTCTTAATATTTCGGCAGGTTGGAGCTTAAAGGCAATAAATATGTCCTAGGGGAATTTCTGGACTTCAAAGGGAAGCAAGATGACATCAATGCTTTGAAAAATATCAGAAGATCAAAAGTTAGTCGCATGATCATCCAAAAGATGAGCATGTTTGGATTTGGTAATTTCCCGAGCATCTAtacttttccttattttgtgGACAATTATGCTGGAGTATATGAAACTGTTTTTAAGGAAGGAACGTGAATCTTATACATTATAGTTTAACAGTTAGTTATTTGGAATACAGAGGTTTTGAAACCTTGAACATATGATTTTCCAGGTATGTAAATTTGATTGGTTGACCAGTTCTTGCATGCGCCTTACCCCTAAAATCCTGGTAACAGTTGCTATCTGCttctgttattattattaaacctAATTAGCTGTATGATGCATAAATTAGTGTTGGGCCGTATTCTGTTCAAAATTGGCCTGCAAGGTCGCCTGCTGGTCAGCCACCCAAACATTGCCCCTCCCCTCTTTTTACCTGccgaaaaggggaaaaaagaagaagaaaggaaaatcataacagaggacaaTGGCAGACCCAGGCGCACACACTTTTTATATACTGTTCAACTATTTTTCCACTTAACCATCTTATGATTTATTCAAGTTTCCATGGGCCAATTGCAGGCCCCTCGACACTTCAAGTTTTGTACTCCCCTCGGGATTATCGGAGTGAAGGGGCTTCAGCTTCTGAGTGGAAGGAAGTGACTGTAAGATCGAGTACCGAGGTTCTCCTTAAGCCACAAGATTCAAGTAAAGTCAGCAAATTCAAGCTTTCTTCAGTTGTCTCCCTGTCACTGAGCGCCTAAACAAGCCTCTGCTGAACGCAAGTTTTCATTACTGCAGATTGGAAAAAAGGTGAGTTTGTTATGATACCCTTGAGTTCCTATGTATTTCTTGTTGTAGCATTTCGATTATTGTTTATGCTTTGTGGTTGTATTGTCTATATTGTAGTGGAGATTGAGTTAAAGATGCATTAGTTCACTCGGGAtagaagttttttaaaaaatgggttaGGATACTGTACTTATCAGAGTTATTGTACCAAGAAATGGATTGTAATTTATACgaaaatgtagtttttttttttttttttctcgcttaaattacaaaaatgagtAAGACTTGCGTCTTATGTGCACACTGCACAGGACTCAAGTTTAGGTATGCCACATCAATGATTTAGGATTGTGTGGCACTAGAAGCTTAAAGGTCATTCTTACTAATAatgttactttttctttctttttttatttttttatttttttattttttattttttataacaaaccAACATTCATTCAAACAAAGAGGTTACAGAGgacagaaaaaaaagaaaggcaagCTTATTAAAAACCCCAACCGGACACACCTCAAACAGGAATGAGAtcataaagggaaaaaaaagatgtgaatGTAGCCCGAGAAAACCATTGCTGTAGCGCATATTAGTGATGGATACAACCATCGGGAGTACGAATACCCCTATCAAATATCTAAACGGGCTTCCtaaaaagccatggagatttAGATGAAAAGTAACCGTGGAAAAAAggctttcaaaaagaaaagaaaaaaagatcaacTCCAAAGTGTCCCATCCGGTTTGGGTTAACCAATAAGCAACACAACAACAGAAAGTTACATAAAATAACagtataaattcaaaaaaagcgGTTGCTCTGGAGGAGGTTGTCGGTGGTGAATTGCATGGCGTGTGGGACCCATGCGTAGGAGTGTGTGGTCCACTTGCCGGCGCGTCGATGTTGGAATGGGGTATAGAACGCAGCACCAGGTAGCTAGAGCGTCGAGGATGCTGGTGGAGGAGCGCGTTTCGGCTAGGGGTTACTGGGGAGGAGGAGATCAGGCTTTGACAAGGTCAATCTTCAAGACTCCATAGATTTGACTCCATAGATCTGGCTGGTGAAACGTTGAAGGAGATAATCCACGATGGGGGAGAAGCGGCCAAAAAGGGGTGGAAGATGCAGCTTTTGTTTAGTGAGGGTTAAGATAGATCTAGAGCAAGCTCTAGAGAGATAGGAGTTCTCTCCCGAAGAGAGAAACCTAGCAAAAAGAAAGGcataaaactgaaaaaaagaaaaaaaaagaaaaaagaaaaaaaaaaagagagcactGACAACTGGTTTTTTCGTTCAAGGAGAGAAcatagctcttttttttttttttttttttttttgagaaaggtaaatgttatttaatatgCTATTATACGATTGTCGTATACTGAAATGACGTAATAACGTGATAGTGAAAATCggctattaattttttaaaacaaaatgtatgactattttcttccaaaaaaaaaaaaaaaaatcaattaaaaaaagttaaagacCACTAAAATATGCAGCTTGAGCTAACTTCAATTACTCATGTTGTCCAAGACAAAATGGATAAATACCTAgagaaaaacacatttttattagattttttttttctttgtaaatcaCTCCATCCTCCCCAAATTAGATTTTCGGATTTGATATACTGCCATctaaaacaaattttacaagcAATGTGCACGTCGTTAATTTAATAGTACAACTGGAATACATTTCACTTTTAGAGTTTCAAAACAagttttgtaataaaaattgatatttcaAAGCAATATACACTTCATTAATTTAATCTTTCGATATAAATAAGTGgttaatatttgaataattgTATCAAATACAATATCACAACAATTAACTCCTTAAAACATTGATGGTGTAGGACAAAAGGTGCCGAAAAAGCTAAAAAAGGAATTGATTCTGATCTAAGTCAAGCACTTTTGTAGTTTGTATCGGAGAattgttgagataaaataattctatGATCTAGCAAAGCAGAAAATAGCATCATAGAAATAACATAAGAcatcaagatttaagtggtttagTTTATTAAGTCTACAAACGATTCATAGTAAATTTATTAGCAAAAGGTGGAGTACAATGAGTAGTACAACTAAACCACTCAAATCCAAAAGCCTCAATACACTTAAGCTCACACTCGCACGTAAAAGGGAATTGAatactaaagagaaaaaaataaaaataataaaattacaaaatttagcTAATGTAAGTTTCAATACTATGaacttaaatttttgttgtttcgttgaatatatttaaaaattaagaagttAACATGTTATACTAACTATAACAATTACCGCGAGAATGGTAGTAAAAACTTAGTGATAGAGGGAGGTGAACGTGGTTTTCCCTAGTATTAAAGATAATGACGATGATGTGAAGAGTAAGGATGAATGGAAtgcaaataataatattgataAAACTTGTGCAATAGtacttttttttgtctaataagaattttttttttttttttttttttttttctatagaatttgaattttcaaaaagtataggtttaaaagttcaaaaaagttttaaataatttgtttttgagaattttaaaataattttctttatcaCCACAAACAAGGTAAATAAATTCgtttaaaatttatgaatagTAAAACAATAAACAGTTATACAAGAcatcaagatttaagtggttcggcttaacaagcttaTATCTACTGGCGAAAACAATCCATGAGAAATTTACtaacaaaaagatgaaatacaaataaaaccactCGAACCAAAAAGCTCCAATACACCCAAGTTCACAAACACGAAAAAGAGAATCAAATACAAAAGATTCTCCAAGAGCTTGCTatccctctctttttttctcctcaCAAAAAGGAGCTACTGCCCCCACACGGAGCTGCGCACACACTCGGCCCAAATGACACAGAAGGTGAGCCTTCAATATACATAGACAAAAGGCAGCCAAGTGCTTAATGGTGAAGTAATGAAAGTACTTCACAGTGAAGTAAATTTCTAAGGCTAAGAAGAATGCTTCTCCATGAAGCATTCTCGCAATAGACAAAATACACCACATAACAGCAAccaatagaaagaacaaaagctGGGGCCCACGTAAGACTTGAACAAGTTACTTTCCAATCGATCCGAATCCATCTCCCATTTTGCTTAAAACTTAAGCGGTTAAGCATGTGTAGTTTGGACAAAAGGTGGGCCCAGCCCACTACGCCACATCGATACGAATACGATCGTCCTTTTCCCCATCtcccatttgattaaaaaaaaaactcaaacgCGCGCTACGCTCCCGCGTCCGCTTCAGGGCACTGGTCGTCTCACTCACTCACACTCTCCCTGTACGATTACGGTAAAAAGAGAacggagaaagagaaaaaagagaagattcTCTCTCGTAGGAACTACTTTCCCGAGAAAAAGAAgattctctctccctctttaaTTTGATATCCTTggtgttatattatatatagcaTCTGCGTATTTTCTGGCAAAGCCAACGTTCTGAACCAAACAGGAGACGCAACACCATGTGGCCAAAGATCGCTGGTGGCGTGATCTTGTACGGTCTGGCAGAGGCATACAACTGGTACAGCGACGACGTTTTGGTGGAGGAATCCTCTAAATATAATTCCCTCTTCGCAGTCGCAAATAGGTATTTTACTTAAAGAGAAGACTTTCTTATTTTCTCGATCTTAGTAGTCCTAGtccgtttggttgctgagaaaatgcgAGTCAAATAAGAGAAGGTGAAGATGTGATTTCTTTTTGACTTCTTGTTCTTTTCGTTGTTTGGGCTGGGAAAACTAACGCTATTGGTTTCTCATTGTGTATAGGCTGACCAGCTGAAACAGCAGAAAATACGAGATtcgattttttttgtcttttttgttttcttctccttctttcccgCATTTTCTCGGCATCCGGATAGCGAGTATgcttctctaattttttttttttgaaaaacattgtAGGCTTGAAAAGGTTTTTGGTGGAAATGCGTATGTGGGGCTTCGAATTCCGGACGCCGACACCGTTTCAAGACAGGATATCGACATTGTTCTTGTTACCGAAGGGTAAGATTTTCCACTTACTGAACTTGACTTTTCTgaataatttttgtattttccatGGTTGGCTGATGAGAAAATGTTGGAAAATATAAggatatgaaaagaaaaaaataaaataatatatatatataaaaggagaAGCCTATATGCTTAGGAATCTATTTTCTCTTGTGCttcaatttattgtttttttattacttaatgCATCAATTATTACAGGAAGGCAGTGGTGATATCTGTTAAGGATATATCGGGAATTGCAGCAGTGTTTTCGGATTGCTGGGTTATTGTAGAACCCATTAAAGGCACAGAAGAGCGTCTTCCTAATCCTGTAAGTTCAAATTCTAGTTTCTTTGGTTACTGAATTCAACATTCTTTAGCTAGCATGTCTATCACGTGAAAGATGCCCAAA from Corylus avellana chromosome ca1, CavTom2PMs-1.0 encodes the following:
- the LOC132186895 gene encoding uncharacterized protein LOC132186895, which produces MWVEIICGLIAYRLFRCFFYSDDVLEVETSDANALFSVANRLEKLFGGKVYVGLRIPDADTGTRQNIDIVLVTKVEAVVISVKNLSGFLSVSADGSWVCEGGSKHKTERLPDPVVETKKQASILESYLEQRGVALTEGYFSCKVVLPNPKLRTIHSSYFSSEVITYDQLAQLKPEPKSMISGWIKGAFRGGKKEMQESIHQKLDFVLTTAPIWDRLELKGNKYVLGEFLDFKGKQDDINALKNIRRSKVSRMIIQKMSMFGFGPSTLQVLYSPRDYRSEGASASEWKEVTVRSSTEVLLKPQDSSKVSKFKLSSVVSLSLSA